One genomic window of uncultured Erythrobacter sp. includes the following:
- a CDS encoding helix-turn-helix domain-containing protein has product MSDEQESAVQELPLMGAGDKLRAAREAMGVDIEHISAQTRIPNRHLEAIEKGKFDSLPSRTYAIGFARSFAREVGLDDVEIADEVRVELADMQSHRAVMAAGMEPGDSAKLPSAGLAWFGAFAALLLAAGVVAFVSTYFGAGTGPGPLIAEGNAAEAEVDAALAENSAGATGPLSSAGQVVFTALEDGIWVRFYEDGGERLLEKQMSSGESFELPAGVTEPRINTGRPDAFAITINGQAVPKLSDEPVTLGDTPISAAALLARADVPDSAIPAPN; this is encoded by the coding sequence ATGAGCGACGAACAGGAAAGCGCAGTGCAGGAGCTGCCTCTTATGGGGGCAGGGGACAAGCTGCGCGCTGCTCGCGAGGCCATGGGCGTCGATATCGAGCACATCTCTGCGCAGACCCGCATTCCCAACCGCCATCTCGAAGCGATCGAGAAGGGCAAGTTCGATTCTCTGCCCTCGCGAACCTATGCGATCGGCTTTGCGCGGAGCTTCGCCCGGGAAGTCGGTCTGGATGATGTTGAAATAGCTGACGAGGTTCGCGTCGAGCTGGCGGATATGCAATCGCACCGCGCGGTGATGGCTGCTGGGATGGAGCCGGGCGATTCAGCCAAGCTGCCCTCAGCCGGTCTCGCTTGGTTCGGCGCGTTTGCAGCGCTTTTGCTGGCTGCCGGCGTCGTGGCGTTTGTAAGCACCTATTTCGGGGCTGGCACAGGGCCAGGTCCGTTGATCGCCGAAGGCAATGCAGCCGAAGCTGAAGTGGACGCCGCACTCGCGGAGAATTCCGCAGGTGCAACGGGTCCGCTTAGTTCGGCAGGCCAAGTGGTGTTCACCGCGCTGGAAGACGGCATCTGGGTCCGCTTTTACGAGGATGGCGGCGAACGCCTGCTGGAAAAACAGATGTCGAGTGGCGAGAGTTTTGAACTGCCCGCAGGCGTAACAGAGCCGCGAATCAATACCGGCCGTCCTGACGCATTTGCCATCACGATCAACGGGCAGGCTGTCCCGAAGCTCTCCGATGAGCCAGTTACGCTCGGCGATACTCCGATTTCCGCAGCGGCCCTGCTCGCCCGGGCCGATGTGCCCGACAGCGCTATACCTGCGCCAAACTGA
- the tilS gene encoding tRNA lysidine(34) synthetase TilS: protein MDERTGPLGLAVSGGPDSLALLLLANDAIPGEIAVASVDHGLRPEAADEVALVKAVCNQHDIPFTGLSTRVGAGNLQAKAREARYRVLTEWVRDKGIGALATAHHADDQAETLLMRLARGSGLSGLAGVRAAAYLTDGETPLLRPLLGFRKAELKELVATSGIQAVSDPSNEDTAFDRVRIRQHLANHEWLGVDALAASAENLAEAWRAIEWYAGLDWDEMVHREDAAAFRYYVNVPRVIAVETICRIIGELGGLATRSEAARAYDRLWRDENASLSGVLIVPGAERIEPTGVTMRVWRFAPEPPRNTN, encoded by the coding sequence ATCGATGAGCGGACTGGTCCGCTGGGACTGGCCGTTTCAGGCGGTCCCGATAGTCTCGCTCTGTTGTTGCTCGCCAATGATGCAATACCCGGTGAGATTGCAGTCGCCAGCGTCGATCACGGCCTGCGTCCCGAAGCGGCTGACGAAGTGGCTCTGGTCAAAGCCGTTTGCAATCAGCACGACATTCCCTTCACCGGGTTGAGCACGCGCGTAGGCGCGGGGAACCTCCAGGCCAAAGCGCGCGAGGCACGCTACCGGGTGTTGACCGAGTGGGTGCGTGACAAGGGTATCGGTGCGCTGGCCACCGCACATCATGCCGATGATCAGGCGGAAACGCTGCTGATGCGGCTCGCTCGGGGAAGCGGGCTATCGGGCCTCGCAGGCGTGCGGGCTGCTGCGTATCTTACCGATGGAGAGACGCCTCTGCTTCGGCCACTCCTCGGGTTCCGCAAAGCCGAACTGAAGGAGCTGGTCGCAACTTCGGGCATCCAAGCGGTGAGTGACCCCTCCAATGAAGACACAGCTTTTGATCGGGTGCGGATCAGGCAGCATCTCGCCAACCACGAATGGCTTGGCGTCGACGCCTTGGCGGCGAGCGCGGAAAATCTCGCCGAAGCGTGGCGAGCAATTGAATGGTATGCCGGGCTCGATTGGGATGAGATGGTCCACCGCGAAGACGCGGCCGCCTTTCGGTACTACGTCAATGTCCCTCGCGTGATCGCGGTTGAGACGATCTGCCGCATTATCGGAGAGCTTGGCGGTTTGGCGACGCGCAGCGAAGCGGCGCGCGCTTATGACCGGTTATGGCGTGACGAAAACGCCTCACTATCCGGTGTGCTCATCGTGCCGGGTGCCGAACGGATTGAACCGACAGGAGTGACAATGCGGGTTTGGCGCTTCGCTCCGGAGCCACCGCGCAACACCAACTAG
- a CDS encoding L,D-transpeptidase family protein → MIKGLKPLHIAAAAAIAAVTGGATIAIGQSSAGQAADAAEQVASEAEDAIRKIDPTTGGESLVVDPSLPQPYGPSVEAGASPEPFEPGLPPLEDAAPVETPDLANTEPPRGPAARMITEPQVQTLPTPQPTTRVPAASRQVASNDPFVIKSILPVSGTIKYGEWFWDESRAPKKGKLVITVDLDARVISAFRDGHEIGTAVALLGTRSHPTPVGKFPILTKEKDNVSEKYNNAPMPWTLRLTWDGIAIHGSPVINGYASHGCVGVPDPFAEKLFAIAKRGDVVVITRGKMVSVGDKLG, encoded by the coding sequence ATGATTAAGGGACTCAAACCGCTCCACATTGCCGCAGCAGCGGCAATCGCTGCCGTCACCGGCGGTGCCACCATCGCCATCGGCCAGTCTTCCGCCGGTCAGGCGGCCGATGCTGCTGAGCAAGTTGCCAGCGAAGCCGAAGATGCGATCCGCAAGATTGATCCAACAACCGGCGGAGAATCGCTGGTGGTTGATCCAAGCTTGCCTCAACCTTACGGCCCATCGGTCGAAGCGGGTGCATCGCCCGAGCCGTTCGAACCCGGCCTTCCGCCTTTGGAAGATGCGGCGCCTGTAGAAACCCCGGATTTGGCCAATACCGAGCCTCCGCGCGGCCCGGCTGCGCGAATGATTACTGAGCCTCAGGTTCAAACACTGCCGACACCGCAACCTACGACCCGCGTGCCCGCTGCATCGCGTCAGGTTGCAAGCAACGATCCCTTCGTCATCAAAAGCATCCTGCCGGTCTCCGGCACGATCAAATATGGCGAGTGGTTCTGGGACGAATCGCGCGCGCCCAAAAAGGGCAAGTTGGTCATCACCGTCGATCTTGATGCGCGTGTGATCAGCGCATTCCGCGATGGCCACGAAATCGGCACGGCAGTGGCTCTGCTCGGCACCCGCAGCCACCCAACGCCCGTCGGCAAGTTCCCGATCCTGACCAAGGAAAAGGACAACGTTTCCGAGAAGTACAACAACGCGCCGATGCCGTGGACCTTGCGTCTGACATGGGACGGTATCGCAATTCACGGCTCGCCTGTGATCAACGGCTACGCCAGCCATGGCTGCGTCGGAGTGCCCGATCCGTTTGCCGAGAAATTGTTTGCGATCGCCAAACGCGGTGACGTTGTTGTGATCACGCGCGGCAAGATGGTTAGCGTCGGCGACAAGCTCGGTTGA
- a CDS encoding phosphoenolpyruvate carboxylase encodes MTETIPLNTVPDLLERLKQLHVRTRETPLFNPVFQLSLEISRALEGGTMDLSALEALVEELECASLQARAARLQRNLSPVAPEANQTALADALSNQDDFDAFKAHWETPFLHAVFTAHPTFLLTPDQSSAVAQAASSEGAVDRTVCSASGERPAVTLDYEHGEVVKALANAQDARSKIVQEMLQHAAQQFPDKWQEFRPIPFRFASWVGYDMDGRTDIKWYTSIRFRLSEKAERLSRYAADLEAINPAHDLISTLQAGAEQAARSARNFSEDLTAPNDLSAAANRLSANDPAKLTSLAPIIAALEDEAQGAETALAIALKSLAAAMRADGLGMGHIHFRVNAKQLHNAIRSRLKDPTALDLASKGAMATLRRMLEEVQPLRTNFASLAIESSTAIRQFLAMAQILEHIDADTPIRMLIAECEQPSTILASLYFAKLFGIEDKVDVSPLFETESALEHGGRFLEALCSEEQYRDYVRLRGRACIQTGFSDAGRFVGQIPASLAIERLQGRLAQAMKNNGLTDVAALIFNTHGESMGRGAHPSGFADRLTWPMSLWARSRFVRNGIELEPEVSFQGGDGYLHFATPELARATLTRIVTEGPERSEVCADPLYERTDISLDFYRAIRAHQRQHLRSATYSRAVTAFGLGLLNSTGSRVSRRQSDLSADRDMNLRQIRAIPHNSILQQLGYPVNVIAGIGSAADGSYEELAALIEESPRGQQLLRLARASNALASIKTVAAHGELFNSAYWASRPYRGTEPHLSNACETLAEYLTKDDRTGVFRRLASRLRVDALKFHRLLDLLPAEERDENRETTRRMIGAAQALRLALMQHIFLKAVSVPVFSRANDISREDVLEMVFSLRIDDALAQMRRAFPTHFPAPQDFAVEAPADYPDSGTEGYAKIGRELIDPIESAYNLSLRIGTTIANHFGAHG; translated from the coding sequence GTGACCGAAACGATTCCCCTCAACACCGTCCCCGACCTGCTGGAACGGCTTAAGCAGTTGCACGTCCGCACGCGCGAAACGCCGCTGTTCAATCCGGTGTTTCAGCTCAGCCTGGAGATTTCGCGCGCTCTCGAAGGAGGGACCATGGATCTCTCAGCACTCGAGGCGCTGGTTGAAGAACTGGAGTGTGCCAGCCTTCAGGCACGTGCCGCGCGGTTGCAGCGAAACCTCTCGCCGGTTGCGCCTGAGGCGAACCAGACGGCATTGGCGGACGCCTTGTCCAATCAGGACGACTTCGATGCATTCAAGGCGCATTGGGAAACGCCATTCCTGCATGCTGTGTTTACAGCGCACCCGACCTTCTTGCTGACCCCGGACCAGTCCAGCGCAGTCGCGCAAGCGGCGAGTTCCGAAGGCGCGGTTGATCGTACAGTTTGCAGCGCAAGTGGTGAACGCCCTGCGGTCACGCTCGATTACGAGCACGGCGAAGTGGTGAAGGCGCTCGCCAATGCGCAAGATGCGCGGTCCAAAATTGTGCAGGAGATGCTGCAGCATGCGGCGCAGCAATTCCCTGATAAATGGCAGGAATTCCGTCCAATCCCATTCCGTTTTGCGAGCTGGGTTGGCTACGACATGGACGGGCGTACCGATATCAAGTGGTACACCTCCATCCGGTTCAGGCTCTCGGAAAAGGCAGAGCGACTGTCACGATACGCCGCTGATCTTGAAGCGATCAATCCAGCCCATGACCTGATCTCCACGCTCCAAGCAGGGGCGGAGCAAGCGGCTAGGAGCGCACGCAATTTCTCCGAAGACCTGACTGCGCCCAATGATCTTTCTGCTGCTGCCAATCGGTTGAGCGCGAACGATCCGGCCAAGCTCACTTCGCTCGCGCCGATCATCGCCGCGTTGGAAGATGAGGCCCAAGGCGCCGAAACAGCGCTCGCGATTGCTCTCAAGTCACTCGCGGCGGCGATGCGCGCCGATGGGCTTGGAATGGGACACATCCACTTCCGGGTGAACGCCAAGCAGTTGCACAACGCAATCCGGAGCAGGCTGAAAGACCCAACCGCGCTCGATCTCGCCAGCAAGGGTGCAATGGCGACATTGCGGCGTATGCTTGAGGAGGTGCAGCCGCTGCGCACCAACTTTGCCAGCCTCGCCATCGAAAGCTCGACCGCGATCAGGCAATTCTTGGCAATGGCGCAGATCCTCGAACACATCGACGCCGATACGCCAATCCGCATGTTGATCGCCGAATGTGAACAGCCTTCAACCATTCTCGCGTCGCTCTATTTCGCAAAGCTGTTCGGCATTGAAGACAAAGTCGACGTCTCACCTCTGTTCGAAACCGAAAGCGCGCTTGAGCACGGCGGACGCTTCCTCGAAGCGCTCTGCTCGGAAGAGCAGTACCGCGACTATGTACGCCTGCGCGGTCGCGCATGCATCCAGACCGGCTTTTCCGATGCCGGGCGGTTTGTCGGGCAGATTCCGGCCAGCCTTGCGATTGAGCGGCTTCAAGGCCGCCTTGCGCAGGCGATGAAGAATAACGGCCTGACCGATGTCGCCGCCCTGATCTTCAACACGCACGGCGAAAGCATGGGCCGCGGTGCACACCCTAGCGGGTTTGCAGACCGACTAACCTGGCCAATGAGCCTGTGGGCGCGCAGTCGTTTCGTACGCAATGGGATTGAGCTTGAACCCGAGGTCAGTTTCCAGGGCGGCGACGGATACCTCCACTTCGCAACCCCAGAGCTCGCCAGAGCGACACTTACGCGGATCGTGACCGAAGGGCCTGAGCGCTCCGAGGTCTGCGCCGACCCGCTCTACGAACGCACCGATATCAGCCTCGATTTCTACCGCGCAATCCGCGCGCATCAACGCCAGCATTTGCGCAGCGCGACCTATTCGCGTGCAGTTACTGCGTTCGGGCTGGGTCTGCTGAATTCGACCGGAAGCCGTGTCTCGCGCCGTCAATCGGACCTGTCCGCCGACCGCGATATGAACCTGCGCCAGATCCGCGCCATTCCGCATAACTCGATCCTGCAACAGCTTGGCTACCCGGTGAATGTCATCGCCGGGATCGGAAGTGCAGCCGATGGTTCTTATGAGGAACTCGCCGCGCTGATCGAGGAAAGCCCGCGCGGGCAGCAATTGCTGCGCCTCGCCCGCGCCTCCAATGCGCTCGCCAGTATCAAAACTGTCGCGGCTCATGGCGAGCTGTTCAACTCCGCCTATTGGGCCAGTCGCCCATATCGAGGGACCGAACCGCATTTGTCGAACGCCTGCGAAACGCTGGCCGAATATCTCACCAAGGATGACCGGACCGGGGTGTTCCGCCGCCTAGCTTCACGCTTGCGGGTCGATGCACTCAAATTCCACCGCTTGCTCGACCTGCTACCCGCCGAAGAGCGCGACGAAAATCGCGAGACCACCCGGCGCATGATCGGGGCGGCGCAGGCTTTGCGGCTCGCCCTGATGCAGCACATCTTCCTTAAGGCGGTGTCGGTGCCGGTCTTCAGCCGAGCCAATGATATCAGCCGCGAAGACGTGCTCGAAATGGTGTTCTCGCTGCGGATCGACGATGCGCTGGCGCAGATGCGCCGCGCCTTCCCAACGCATTTCCCGGCACCGCAGGATTTCGCGGTAGAGGCTCCTGCCGATTACCCGGATAGCGGGACCGAGGGCTATGCGAAAATTGGGCGAGAACTGATCGATCCGATTGAAAGTGCCTACAATCTGTCGCTGCGAATCGGCACGACAATCGCCAATCACTTTGGGGCGCATGGGTAA
- the glk gene encoding glucokinase, whose product MPTSGSTEIVAVDIGGTHARFAIATIAEDGSIALGEPATLHTEDHASFQTAWEDYRERMGGALPDAVSMAVAGPIKQDIIRFTNNPWIIRPPLIEEKLGCDRFTIVNDFAAVAHAASRAPTEQFLHLAGPEVELPATGTISVLGPGTGLGVAHFWRGSNGETHVQATEGGHGDFAPVDAIEDAILAQLRKRHTRVSDERVVSGPAIVDIYHTLAAMEGRAVMELDDIEVWTAGMSGEDSLAAAAVDRFCLALGSVAGDIALIQGASGVVIAGGLGYRIRETLLASGFASRFAAKGRFASLMASLPVKLIVHPQPGLYGAAAAFAQEHCK is encoded by the coding sequence ATGCCGACGAGCGGCTCAACGGAAATCGTCGCGGTCGACATTGGCGGAACGCATGCGCGTTTCGCCATTGCGACGATCGCCGAGGATGGCTCGATTGCACTCGGTGAACCAGCCACACTGCACACGGAAGATCACGCGAGCTTCCAAACCGCTTGGGAAGACTACCGCGAGCGCATGGGCGGCGCCCTGCCCGACGCTGTCTCCATGGCGGTCGCAGGGCCGATCAAACAGGATATCATCCGCTTCACCAACAATCCGTGGATCATCCGCCCGCCGTTGATCGAGGAAAAGCTCGGCTGCGACCGTTTTACGATAGTCAACGATTTTGCTGCGGTCGCTCATGCTGCCTCCCGCGCGCCTACCGAGCAGTTCCTGCACCTTGCCGGTCCTGAGGTCGAGCTACCGGCAACGGGCACTATCAGCGTACTCGGTCCTGGCACCGGCCTGGGCGTTGCCCATTTCTGGCGCGGTTCAAACGGTGAAACGCACGTCCAGGCAACTGAAGGCGGGCACGGAGACTTTGCCCCTGTTGACGCGATCGAAGACGCCATTCTCGCGCAGTTGCGCAAACGGCATACAAGGGTGTCAGACGAGCGTGTCGTCTCCGGACCAGCCATCGTCGACATTTACCACACGCTCGCCGCTATGGAGGGCCGTGCGGTTATGGAGCTCGACGATATCGAGGTTTGGACAGCGGGCATGTCTGGCGAAGACAGCCTTGCTGCCGCAGCGGTCGACCGGTTCTGTCTGGCGCTGGGATCGGTTGCCGGTGATATCGCACTGATCCAGGGCGCATCGGGCGTGGTTATCGCTGGCGGTCTTGGCTACCGTATCCGCGAAACTCTTCTCGCTTCCGGCTTCGCCTCGCGCTTTGCCGCTAAAGGGCGATTTGCGAGCCTGATGGCCAGCTTGCCCGTCAAACTTATCGTCCATCCGCAACCGGGCCTGTATGGTGCCGCAGCCGCCTTTGCTCAGGAACATTGCAAGTGA
- the edd gene encoding phosphogluconate dehydratase: MTSLNDTIHRVTERVIENSRASRAAYLELMKREGDRKPEHKDVACSNLAHAFAGALEDQDAMKNKRGPNIGIVTAYNDMLSAHQPYGRYPDRMKIYAREVGATAQVAGGTPAMCDGVTQGEDGMELSLFSRDIIALSTGVALSHQMYDGIAALGICDKIVPGLIIGALRFGHLPAVFVPSGPMPSGISNKQKQETRQKYAAGEIGRDALLESELGSYHSPGTCTFYGTANSNQMMMEMMGLHVPSAAFVTPGTKLRQALDRAAVHRLAELAGTTERTLAQVIDEKAIVNAVIGLLATGGSTNHAIHIPAMARAAGIVIDWTDMAELSSVVPLLARVYPNGSGDVNQFHSAGGMAYVIRTLLDSGLAHGDILTVSEGGMEAYTSEPVLEEEELGWSPITETRDDSMLRSVSEAFQPDGGMKLVTGNLGRACFKSSAVARDRWTVEAPCRVFETQHDVVAAFKAGELDKDVVVVVRFQGPCANGMPELHALTPSLAVLQDRGHKVALVTDGRMSGASGKVPAAIHCTPEAKGGGPLSLLRDGDVIRVCAETGALSTDSDLSSRTPAPDPQVEWGVGRELFRMMQTHADGAEKGASAMLASAGL; this comes from the coding sequence ATGACTAGTCTCAACGACACAATCCACCGGGTAACCGAGCGCGTCATCGAAAACTCGCGCGCCAGCCGCGCCGCCTATCTCGAGCTGATGAAGCGCGAGGGCGACCGTAAGCCCGAGCACAAGGACGTCGCCTGCTCCAATCTCGCCCACGCTTTTGCCGGGGCGCTGGAGGATCAGGACGCGATGAAGAACAAGCGCGGCCCCAATATCGGTATCGTCACCGCGTACAACGATATGCTCTCCGCGCATCAGCCCTATGGCCGCTATCCCGATCGGATGAAGATCTATGCCCGCGAGGTCGGCGCCACCGCGCAGGTTGCAGGTGGCACGCCAGCCATGTGTGACGGGGTGACGCAGGGCGAAGACGGGATGGAACTCTCCCTCTTCAGCCGCGACATAATCGCGCTCTCGACCGGGGTCGCGCTGAGCCATCAGATGTATGACGGCATCGCTGCACTCGGCATCTGTGACAAGATCGTGCCCGGCCTCATCATCGGCGCACTGCGGTTTGGTCATCTGCCCGCCGTTTTCGTGCCGTCAGGCCCAATGCCGTCGGGTATTTCGAACAAGCAGAAGCAGGAAACCCGCCAGAAATACGCTGCCGGAGAGATTGGCCGCGATGCGCTCCTCGAAAGCGAGCTGGGCAGCTATCACTCGCCTGGCACTTGCACGTTTTACGGCACCGCCAATTCGAACCAGATGATGATGGAGATGATGGGTCTGCACGTGCCCAGCGCGGCCTTCGTCACGCCGGGCACCAAGCTGCGTCAGGCCCTGGACCGCGCCGCCGTGCATCGTCTTGCCGAGCTTGCCGGAACCACAGAGCGCACGCTCGCTCAAGTCATTGACGAGAAAGCAATCGTGAACGCGGTGATCGGCCTGCTCGCCACCGGCGGATCGACCAACCATGCGATCCATATCCCCGCAATGGCGCGCGCGGCGGGGATCGTGATCGACTGGACCGACATGGCCGAGCTGTCGAGCGTCGTGCCGCTGCTGGCGCGGGTGTATCCCAACGGTTCGGGCGATGTGAACCAGTTCCACAGTGCAGGCGGCATGGCCTATGTCATCCGCACATTGCTCGATTCCGGGCTGGCGCACGGTGATATCCTGACCGTCTCGGAAGGCGGGATGGAGGCCTACACCTCCGAACCCGTGCTCGAAGAAGAAGAGCTTGGCTGGTCACCCATCACCGAAACCCGCGATGACTCCATGCTCCGCTCGGTGAGCGAGGCTTTCCAGCCCGATGGTGGGATGAAGCTGGTCACCGGCAATCTGGGCCGCGCGTGCTTCAAGTCATCGGCTGTAGCGCGCGATCGCTGGACGGTAGAGGCGCCATGCCGTGTTTTCGAAACCCAGCACGATGTCGTCGCAGCGTTCAAAGCCGGTGAACTCGACAAGGACGTCGTGGTAGTCGTGCGCTTCCAGGGTCCATGCGCCAATGGTATGCCCGAACTCCACGCGCTGACGCCTTCCCTCGCCGTCCTGCAGGATCGCGGGCATAAGGTCGCGCTTGTCACGGATGGCCGGATGTCAGGCGCGAGCGGCAAAGTGCCCGCAGCGATCCACTGTACGCCTGAGGCGAAAGGCGGTGGTCCGCTCTCCCTGCTTCGGGATGGAGACGTCATCCGGGTATGCGCAGAAACAGGCGCGCTTTCGACCGATTCCGATCTATCCTCACGCACCCCCGCCCCGGACCCTCAGGTTGAATGGGGTGTCGGCCGGGAGCTGTTCCGGATGATGCAAACACACGCGGACGGCGCTGAAAAAGGCGCCTCCGCTATGCTTGCGAGCGCGGGCCTCTGA
- the zwf gene encoding glucose-6-phosphate dehydrogenase, with protein sequence MAAPVISADRLLLFGATGDLSRRMLLPSLCALDADNLLPENLRIIGTARSEMSDQEFRQMAREALETFLPDERRGGMAEFLNRLSYQALDASTLEGFDALAEKVGPSGSEDGEGGLAIFLSTAPSLFGPTIAGLQHAGLTGEHVRIGLEKPLGTDLQSSCAINDAVAEAFSEDRIFRIDHYLGKETVQNLLALRFANVLFEPIWNSNYIDHVQITVAETVGLESRVAYYDDSGALRDMVQNHMLQLLALVAMEPPTSFDATAVRDEKVKALRALREVEPSETVTGQYRAGAITGEAVPGYDDELGTDSDTETFVAIKAHVDNWRWKGVPFYLRTGKRLPERVTEIVVQFRSVPHSIFEGQGGASNMQPNRLVIGIQPEENITLSLMAKVPGLGVDGVKLREVPLEITMPDAFVGQHRRIAYERLLLDLIKADQTLFVRRDEVEAQWHWVDAIRAVWEEAGITPKTYGAGTWGPSAAIALTERDGVTWHD encoded by the coding sequence ATGGCCGCACCTGTGATTTCAGCCGACCGGCTGCTGCTGTTTGGCGCGACCGGCGATCTGTCCCGGCGGATGCTGCTGCCATCGCTGTGCGCCCTCGACGCAGACAACCTGCTGCCTGAAAACCTACGCATCATCGGCACCGCGCGCAGCGAGATGAGCGATCAGGAGTTTCGTCAGATGGCGCGTGAAGCGCTGGAGACGTTCCTGCCTGATGAGCGACGCGGAGGGATGGCCGAATTTCTCAACCGGCTGAGCTATCAGGCGCTCGACGCCAGCACGCTCGAAGGCTTTGACGCGCTCGCCGAAAAGGTCGGTCCGTCAGGCAGTGAAGACGGCGAAGGCGGTCTGGCGATTTTTTTGTCGACCGCACCCAGCCTGTTCGGCCCGACCATTGCCGGGCTTCAGCATGCCGGCCTGACCGGAGAGCACGTCCGCATCGGCCTCGAAAAGCCGCTCGGCACTGATCTCCAAAGCAGCTGCGCTATCAACGATGCTGTAGCCGAAGCCTTCAGCGAAGACCGGATTTTCCGGATCGACCATTATCTCGGCAAAGAGACCGTGCAGAACCTGCTTGCGCTGCGCTTTGCCAATGTCCTGTTCGAGCCGATCTGGAATTCGAACTATATCGATCACGTCCAGATCACCGTCGCCGAAACGGTCGGATTGGAATCGCGGGTCGCCTATTACGATGATAGCGGTGCGCTGCGCGACATGGTGCAGAACCATATGCTGCAATTGCTCGCGCTGGTGGCGATGGAGCCGCCAACCAGCTTCGACGCAACCGCAGTCCGCGATGAGAAAGTGAAGGCGCTTCGTGCGCTCCGCGAAGTCGAACCCAGCGAAACCGTGACCGGCCAGTATCGCGCAGGCGCAATCACAGGCGAAGCAGTGCCGGGCTATGACGACGAACTGGGCACGGATTCCGACACCGAGACCTTTGTCGCGATCAAGGCGCATGTCGACAATTGGCGCTGGAAAGGCGTGCCGTTCTATCTGCGTACCGGCAAGCGTCTGCCGGAGAGGGTGACAGAGATCGTCGTCCAGTTCCGCAGCGTGCCTCACTCGATCTTCGAAGGTCAGGGCGGCGCATCCAACATGCAGCCGAACCGGCTCGTGATTGGCATCCAGCCCGAAGAAAACATCACCCTCTCGCTGATGGCGAAGGTTCCCGGCCTCGGCGTCGACGGGGTGAAACTGCGCGAAGTGCCGCTCGAAATTACCATGCCCGACGCCTTTGTCGGTCAGCATCGCCGGATCGCGTACGAACGGCTGCTTCTCGACCTGATCAAGGCCGATCAGACACTGTTCGTCCGCCGTGATGAGGTCGAAGCACAATGGCATTGGGTCGACGCGATCCGCGCTGTTTGGGAAGAAGCAGGCATCACACCGAAAACCTATGGCGCAGGCACTTGGGGGCCGAGCGCAGCGATCGCCCTGACCGAACGCGACGGAGTCACTTGGCATGATTGA
- a CDS encoding LacI family DNA-binding transcriptional regulator, with protein MDAPKTDSGRKPGRVTSFEVAERAGVSQPTVSRALSGSSMISDATRDKVLVAAKELGYFVDERAARLRRGHTGTLATVVICKPGGGARDVNPFSYALLGGICAAAAERGLEVLVSLQAEEDKLFGHFVERGQAEGLIVIGTTANRTAWDYFRKIGEKTEPVAYWGSPLGDLDWVSSDNDVGARLAAEHLAERGCKNVVCVGSSGSPQRQFAERADTFLMRADELGMKAELVEIEPGGDRRDQGRLAAEKLLSNNMDCDGIFAVCDALAFGVMEALQAAGKHIPDDIKLVGFDGIPASELTNPPLSTIEPDLDQAGRLLVEAVTGDGPHPSIRRVPVKLLVRGSS; from the coding sequence TTGGACGCGCCAAAAACAGACTCCGGGCGCAAACCCGGACGAGTCACCAGTTTCGAAGTCGCCGAACGCGCTGGCGTGAGCCAGCCGACCGTGTCGCGCGCGCTTTCTGGTTCTTCAATGATCAGCGATGCGACCCGCGACAAGGTGCTCGTTGCGGCCAAAGAGCTTGGCTACTTCGTCGATGAGCGAGCCGCCCGGCTACGGCGTGGACATACGGGCACGCTGGCGACAGTGGTGATCTGCAAGCCCGGCGGCGGCGCGCGTGATGTCAACCCGTTCTCCTATGCATTGCTCGGCGGGATTTGCGCAGCTGCTGCTGAGCGCGGTCTGGAAGTCCTCGTTTCGCTGCAGGCTGAAGAAGACAAGCTGTTCGGGCACTTTGTCGAGCGCGGTCAGGCCGAGGGATTGATCGTGATCGGTACGACCGCAAACCGGACGGCTTGGGATTATTTCCGCAAGATCGGCGAGAAAACCGAACCGGTTGCCTATTGGGGTTCGCCACTCGGCGATCTCGATTGGGTTTCTTCCGACAATGACGTGGGTGCCAGACTGGCGGCCGAACATCTCGCCGAGCGTGGCTGCAAGAATGTGGTTTGCGTCGGTTCCAGCGGCAGTCCGCAGCGTCAATTTGCTGAGCGCGCCGACACGTTCCTGATGCGTGCAGACGAGCTCGGCATGAAGGCCGAACTCGTAGAGATCGAACCGGGCGGGGATCGGCGGGATCAAGGCCGGCTGGCGGCGGAAAAACTGCTGTCCAACAACATGGACTGCGACGGGATATTCGCCGTCTGCGATGCGCTCGCTTTTGGTGTCATGGAGGCATTGCAGGCGGCGGGAAAACATATCCCTGATGACATCAAACTGGTTGGTTTCGACGGGATACCCGCTAGCGAACTCACAAATCCGCCGCTCTCGACGATCGAACCCGACCTGGATCAGGCCGGGCGTCTGTTGGTGGAAGCCGTAACCGGCGACGGTCCGCACCCAAGCATCCGGCGCGTCCCGGTGAAATTGCTGGTGCGTGGAAGCAGTTGA